The Methanobacterium lacus genome includes a region encoding these proteins:
- a CDS encoding NADH-quinone oxidoreductase subunit B family protein, giving the protein MVNIALELLASCTGCEISILDLHEELIDVLEQADLVYAPILMDVKEIPENIDIAIVSGSVRNEENKERLEEIREKAKIVIAYGTCACYGGITCMADLYSPEDVSNRSFKDNPSTESAPEPSEVVPKLLPIVHPAGDLALIDYYLPGCPPKEYLVKDILVPLINGEEPVIPKKSVCADCERTMEHVEFDKIHRRVEGTPDPDLCFLSQGYICMGSATLGRCGALCSSAGVPCHGCGGPSLDILREPNHDVYNCIVNRIAHLSKMPHKDVEKQIYDVGHVIYGFVIGSTIMENKKVSLIPQLIKK; this is encoded by the coding sequence ATGGTAAACATCGCTCTCGAATTACTAGCAAGCTGCACAGGCTGTGAAATATCAATACTCGATCTTCATGAAGAATTGATCGATGTTCTTGAACAAGCAGACCTTGTTTACGCACCCATACTCATGGATGTGAAGGAAATACCTGAAAACATTGACATTGCAATTGTTTCAGGATCTGTAAGAAATGAAGAGAACAAAGAAAGGTTAGAAGAGATAAGAGAAAAGGCCAAAATAGTTATTGCATACGGGACATGTGCATGCTACGGAGGAATAACTTGTATGGCAGATCTCTACAGTCCTGAAGATGTATCAAACAGAAGCTTTAAAGATAATCCAAGTACAGAATCGGCACCAGAACCTTCTGAAGTAGTCCCAAAACTCCTGCCAATTGTACATCCTGCTGGAGACCTTGCATTAATAGATTATTATTTGCCAGGCTGTCCACCAAAGGAATATTTGGTAAAGGACATTCTTGTTCCACTGATCAACGGAGAAGAACCTGTTATACCTAAAAAATCTGTTTGTGCAGATTGTGAACGTACCATGGAACACGTTGAATTCGACAAGATCCACAGGAGAGTTGAAGGAACTCCAGATCCTGATCTGTGTTTTTTAAGCCAAGGTTACATCTGCATGGGATCCGCAACCCTTGGAAGGTGCGGTGCACTTTGCTCATCGGCAGGTGTTCCATGTCATGGATGTGGAGGACCTTCTTTGGACATATTAAGGGAACCTAACCACGATGTATACAACTGTATTGTAAACAGAATAGCCCATCTCTCCAAGATGCCCCACAAAGATGTTGAAAAACAGATCTACGATGTTGGGCACGTGATATACGGATTTGTTATTGGAAGCACTATAATGGAGAATAAAAAGGTTTCATTGATCCCTCAGTTGATCAAGAAATAG
- a CDS encoding 4Fe-4S dicluster domain-containing protein, protein MVEIEIDENACVGCGSCVDDCPNDVYEMDEAKNKTKVVNADDCMACLSCHEICPAEAMEHKNIHVAKRLYIDRRVNDILNKII, encoded by the coding sequence ATGGTAGAAATAGAAATAGACGAAAATGCATGTGTTGGATGCGGTTCTTGTGTGGACGACTGCCCTAACGATGTCTATGAAATGGATGAAGCAAAAAACAAAACAAAAGTTGTTAATGCTGACGATTGCATGGCGTGCCTTTCATGCCATGAAATCTGTCCTGCCGAAGCAATGGAACATAAAAACATACACGTGGCTAAAAGGCTGTATATCGATAGAAGAGTTAATGATATACTCAATAAGATAATCTAG
- a CDS encoding class E sortase, with protein MKRTNWIALGIVAVCIVVSLTIALAAFEQSKNLTAAQKSLKDYNEKMSQPVDALDPLSTKVGASLGELVIPKLGVNCTIRSDTVNAYNAVYHYPESAMPGQPGECGILGHRTTYSGLFENIGSLEVGDQVIIVDTIMKKKYTYAVTSNGNDIRWDYKTNPVTFALDGKARLMLMTCYPPGKKEAAYIAHCELVSTDNI; from the coding sequence TTGAAAAGGACTAATTGGATTGCTTTAGGAATAGTGGCTGTATGCATTGTAGTTTCACTAACCATAGCCTTGGCAGCCTTTGAACAGTCCAAAAATTTAACAGCCGCACAAAAGAGTTTGAAGGATTACAACGAAAAAATGAGTCAACCCGTAGATGCACTTGATCCATTGAGCACCAAGGTAGGTGCTTCCCTTGGAGAACTGGTCATTCCAAAACTTGGTGTGAACTGCACCATAAGATCTGACACAGTCAATGCATACAATGCAGTTTATCATTATCCTGAAAGTGCCATGCCCGGACAACCTGGAGAATGTGGTATACTTGGTCATAGAACTACCTACTCCGGATTATTTGAAAACATTGGATCGTTGGAAGTTGGGGATCAAGTAATAATTGTTGACACCATCATGAAAAAGAAGTACACCTACGCAGTAACATCCAATGGAAATGACATTAGATGGGATTACAAAACCAATCCCGTCACCTTTGCGTTGGATGGAAAGGCAAGGTTAATGCTCATGACATGTTACCCTCCTGGAAAAAAGGAAGCTGCATACATAGCACACTGCGAACTTGTATCAACTGACAACATTTAA
- a CDS encoding mechanosensitive ion channel family protein: MTIESILSNPLLKDVVVSLIIIGAALGIVKWTSIFITKTGTKFDSEATLIQVVNEIIRYSVYAIALTLILNELGINITAIALSLGIVGIAVGFAARDTISNFIAGLFVLADKSFKVGDIIEISDYKGKVHIMGFRVTKLITADNNIVSIPNSNFSKNVHVNHTPLEEKRVDLAITVPYQVKVEGLREKFIEILDKHEWALDDPLPNFNINELADTGIKSTLSFWVVDPWKVEEYRSIIASEIGTLLVVDIEKD; this comes from the coding sequence ATGACGATTGAATCCATCTTAAGCAACCCACTCTTGAAGGATGTTGTGGTAAGTCTAATAATAATAGGTGCAGCCCTTGGAATTGTTAAATGGACATCCATCTTCATCACTAAAACAGGAACAAAATTTGATTCTGAAGCAACTCTCATACAAGTTGTAAATGAGATCATAAGGTACAGTGTTTATGCCATAGCACTGACTTTGATATTAAATGAGCTGGGAATCAACATAACAGCCATTGCATTGAGTTTAGGAATTGTTGGTATTGCAGTGGGTTTCGCTGCGAGAGACACCATTTCAAACTTCATTGCAGGATTATTCGTACTGGCAGACAAGAGTTTTAAAGTTGGAGATATAATTGAGATATCAGATTACAAGGGAAAGGTCCATATAATGGGATTCCGGGTAACGAAACTAATTACCGCTGATAACAACATTGTTTCAATCCCAAATTCAAACTTCTCAAAGAACGTGCACGTAAACCACACCCCACTCGAAGAAAAACGGGTAGATTTGGCAATAACAGTACCTTACCAGGTTAAAGTTGAGGGTTTAAGAGAAAAATTTATTGAAATTCTAGATAAACATGAATGGGCACTCGATGATCCATTGCCAAATTTTAATATCAATGAACTTGCAGATACTGGTATAAAAAGCACTTTAAGTTTTTGGGTCGTTGATCCATGGAAGGTTGAAGAATACCGCTCCATCATAGCGAGTGAAATTGGAACATTGCTGGTGGTTGATATTGAAAAGGACTAA
- the rnz gene encoding ribonuclease Z encodes MEIVFLGTSSAIPTNNRNHSALALKAFGEIILFDCGEGTQRQMTRARLSPMKIDRIFVTHFHGDHILGIPGLIQSMAFRGRRDTLEIYGPPGIQELLNSMKKLGYFALSFNIAVHEIKDGTVLEEDDFKISAQLMKHSVENYAYCIEEKRDPKFIKEKALKLGIKPGPAYGKLQSGLPVKIGNKIIKPEEVLGEKRRGRKLVYSGDTLACEEMVGFSKDADVLIHESTFNNSHKEKAFETGHSTAEMAADIAKKAGVKSLVLTHISTRYKDVKTLEMEALNVFEDSVVAEDLMRLEVEQHDD; translated from the coding sequence ATGGAAATAGTATTTTTAGGAACATCATCGGCAATACCCACCAACAACAGAAACCACTCAGCCTTAGCTCTGAAAGCCTTTGGAGAAATCATACTCTTTGACTGTGGTGAAGGAACACAACGACAAATGACCCGGGCCAGACTGAGTCCCATGAAGATCGATAGAATATTTGTTACACACTTCCATGGAGATCATATACTGGGAATTCCAGGATTAATACAATCAATGGCCTTCAGGGGTAGAAGAGATACGCTGGAAATATACGGACCACCAGGTATTCAGGAACTTTTGAACAGTATGAAGAAGTTAGGTTACTTCGCACTCTCATTCAACATAGCTGTCCATGAAATAAAGGATGGCACAGTTTTAGAAGAGGATGATTTTAAAATTTCAGCCCAACTTATGAAACACTCAGTTGAAAATTACGCTTACTGTATCGAAGAAAAAAGAGACCCTAAATTTATAAAAGAAAAGGCCCTGAAACTCGGAATTAAACCTGGGCCAGCCTATGGTAAATTGCAAAGCGGACTTCCTGTTAAGATAGGAAACAAAATTATCAAACCTGAGGAAGTTTTAGGAGAAAAAAGAAGGGGTAGAAAGTTGGTTTACTCTGGGGACACACTGGCCTGTGAAGAAATGGTGGGCTTCTCTAAAGATGCGGATGTATTGATTCATGAATCAACCTTCAACAACAGCCACAAAGAAAAGGCATTTGAAACAGGGCATTCAACTGCTGAAATGGCTGCAGACATTGCAAAAAAAGCAGGTGTGAAAAGTTTGGTCCTGACCCATATAAGCACCAGGTACAAGGATGTTAAAACTCTTGAAATGGAAGCTCTAAATGTTTTTGAGGATTCTGTAGTGGCCGAAGATCTAATGAGGTTGGAGGTTGAACAGCATGACGATTGA
- the nadC gene encoding carboxylating nicotinate-nucleotide diphosphorylase has protein sequence MKYDLTEIIGMIHKDVGFEDITSTALIKPDTMIKARIISREIGIAAGIELACEIFTEFSVDANALVSDGEKIDASDVLMEIEGDARTILGVERTVLNLLMRMCGIATTTFNLVSKVHKIDPNMRVAATRKTTPGLQLFEKEAVKLGGGDSHRYRLDDCVLIKDNHIAIVGSVGDSVKIARSKVSFTKKIEIEVENMSDALEASIAGADIVMLDNMDPEEVKNVVKAIENQNLRDNILIEVSGGIGPNNIENYAGIGVDIISTGYLTHSVTALDLSLEIV, from the coding sequence ATGAAGTACGATTTAACTGAAATAATTGGAATGATCCATAAAGATGTGGGATTTGAAGATATCACATCAACAGCCCTTATAAAACCGGATACTATGATTAAGGCGCGCATTATTAGCAGGGAAATAGGAATCGCTGCGGGAATAGAGCTTGCATGTGAAATTTTCACTGAATTTTCAGTGGATGCAAATGCTTTGGTTTCAGATGGTGAAAAAATAGATGCATCTGATGTGCTGATGGAGATCGAGGGTGATGCAAGGACGATACTGGGTGTTGAGAGGACTGTTCTAAATCTTCTCATGAGGATGTGTGGTATTGCAACCACAACCTTCAACCTTGTTTCAAAGGTGCACAAGATTGATCCTAACATGAGGGTTGCTGCAACCCGAAAAACCACCCCGGGACTACAATTATTTGAGAAAGAAGCAGTTAAATTGGGTGGTGGAGACAGCCATCGTTACAGGTTGGATGACTGTGTTTTAATTAAAGACAATCACATAGCCATTGTGGGAAGTGTTGGGGACTCAGTTAAAATTGCAAGAAGCAAAGTCAGTTTCACTAAAAAAATTGAAATTGAAGTAGAAAATATGAGTGATGCATTGGAAGCTTCGATTGCAGGGGCAGATATTGTGATGTTGGACAACATGGATCCTGAAGAAGTGAAAAATGTGGTTAAAGCCATTGAAAATCAGAATCTGAGGGACAATATCCTAATTGAAGTTTCTGGAGGCATAGGTCCAAATAACATTGAGAATTATGCTGGTATTGGGGTGGATATTATTTCTACAGGCTATCTTACACACTCTGTAACAGCACTGGATCTCAGTCTTGAAATTGTATAG
- a CDS encoding ZPR1 zinc finger domain-containing protein: MNNISTDCPVCKGRNTLEMTSKTEEIPYFGEILESTIICSECGYRHTDTICLEQKEPVYYSLLISKANINARVVKSQTATLSIPDLGLKVEPGPKSQGYVSNVEGVLNRFESAVETAIEWAEEPEVKENAIKIIEKIEDIKSGDGSATLIIEDPFGHSVILHDDAKHRKLSQEEVENLNTGFVTIDQ, from the coding sequence TTGAACAACATAAGCACAGACTGTCCTGTTTGTAAAGGTAGAAATACCCTAGAAATGACCAGTAAAACCGAAGAAATACCCTATTTTGGGGAAATTCTTGAATCTACTATTATTTGTTCGGAATGTGGTTACAGGCACACAGATACTATTTGTCTTGAACAAAAGGAACCGGTATATTACTCCCTTTTGATAAGTAAAGCTAACATCAATGCAAGGGTTGTGAAATCTCAAACAGCAACCTTAAGCATACCAGATTTGGGACTTAAAGTTGAGCCAGGACCAAAATCACAGGGATACGTTTCAAATGTTGAAGGTGTTTTAAACAGATTTGAATCTGCAGTGGAAACAGCCATTGAATGGGCAGAAGAACCTGAGGTAAAGGAAAATGCCATTAAGATAATTGAAAAAATTGAGGATATTAAATCCGGTGATGGATCTGCAACCTTAATAATTGAAGATCCCTTTGGCCACAGCGTAATTCTTCATGATGATGCTAAACACAGAAAATTGTCCCAAGAAGAAGTTGAGAATTTAAATACTGGCTTTGTTACCATTGACCAATAA
- a CDS encoding 3H domain-containing protein, with protein MRKPYVILIGSASGIGKSTIASELAKELGIKHLIETDFIRAIVRGIIGPDYAPSLHKSSFDAYLTLRDKERFDGDTDSLIEAGFEDHASFVIPAIERVIRRAVDDFDDVVIEGVHLVPGFIDIEKFQKDASIHFFVLTADKEVHKERFVKRAMKIKRGGKHLEYFKENRVINDYLVKSAIEHNIPVINNQTIDHTLKRMLTLIRGICKVMLFKHSVDQLEEETSIILDKYGGRMVDVSYFLPGFGEPLKRNVNVFDPVEAKRFIDKLDENPKRKKDLENLYSLSGNVHSHKICAPDKKSLEAMIKDLDDAGLIYKNEET; from the coding sequence ATGCGAAAACCCTATGTAATATTGATCGGAAGTGCATCCGGTATTGGTAAATCTACTATAGCCTCTGAATTAGCAAAGGAATTAGGAATCAAACATTTAATCGAAACAGATTTCATTAGAGCCATAGTTCGTGGAATAATAGGCCCAGACTATGCACCTTCACTACACAAATCTTCATTTGATGCATATTTAACATTAAGGGATAAGGAGCGATTTGATGGAGACACAGATTCATTAATTGAAGCTGGCTTCGAAGATCACGCCTCATTTGTAATACCCGCCATTGAAAGAGTTATAAGAAGAGCTGTTGATGATTTTGATGATGTGGTAATTGAGGGAGTTCACCTTGTACCAGGATTCATAGATATCGAGAAGTTCCAAAAGGATGCATCCATCCATTTCTTCGTTTTAACTGCAGACAAAGAAGTTCACAAGGAACGATTTGTTAAAAGGGCAATGAAGATTAAAAGGGGAGGAAAACATCTTGAGTACTTCAAAGAAAATCGTGTTATAAATGATTATCTAGTTAAAAGTGCAATTGAACATAATATTCCCGTAATCAATAATCAAACCATTGATCACACTCTAAAACGCATGTTGACACTTATCCGGGGAATTTGTAAAGTTATGCTTTTCAAACACTCTGTTGACCAACTTGAAGAAGAAACTTCCATCATACTGGATAAATACGGAGGTAGAATGGTTGATGTTTCCTACTTCCTTCCAGGGTTTGGTGAACCGCTCAAGAGAAATGTTAATGTGTTTGACCCAGTTGAGGCTAAGAGGTTCATTGATAAGTTGGATGAAAATCCTAAACGTAAAAAGGATCTCGAAAATCTCTACAGTTTATCTGGTAACGTTCACAGCCACAAGATCTGTGCCCCTGATAAGAAAAGTCTCGAGGCCATGATCAAGGATCTGGATGATGCTGGGTTGATCTATAAAAACGAAGAAACATAA
- a CDS encoding roadblock/LC7 domain-containing protein produces the protein MIERILKDLGRINGVSGSLVVGKDGLIIESEVPGDIDSELVAAMSSAVFGTAERSAEEMKHDPLQQVMIEGEKGKTLMIDAGEGILVVITDIEINLGLIRIEMRRSAERVIDMLT, from the coding sequence ATGATAGAAAGAATATTGAAGGATTTAGGAAGGATAAACGGAGTAAGCGGATCATTAGTAGTTGGTAAAGACGGTTTGATAATAGAAAGCGAAGTTCCAGGAGACATTGACTCTGAACTGGTTGCAGCTATGTCATCTGCAGTTTTTGGTACAGCAGAAAGATCGGCTGAAGAAATGAAGCATGACCCTCTGCAGCAAGTAATGATCGAAGGGGAAAAAGGAAAAACCTTGATGATTGATGCTGGAGAAGGAATTTTAGTAGTAATAACAGACATAGAAATAAATCTAGGATTGATCAGGATAGAAATGAGAAGAAGTGCCGAGAGAGTTATTGATATGTTAACATAA
- a CDS encoding DUF1611 domain-containing protein, which translates to MYFITSLQEIQDLNPFIIIGCGGGGEKFSNFEGVEAVGFIDDNIEKQGQKFCGHTVSGNLKELLETTDAKSVAIMLPIGAEGSALKYAVEAIDSGKNVVTSFRSLPLAQNESIFKFADSKGVVIKEISPRLDVIRKIFGTAPPMCTEVLPKLSYKHKTPVVFVGGTSQECGKRTTTRMLGQAAKEKGLNAVVISTDEMGFEQPVDMNFRAGSLSVMDVASAVIGSIKYMEELKQPDIIFVEGQSSITEMGNPHPRGLSTAILIGAMPDATVVCHRPNHPYREPRGIDYEVRAIEAVEPTSVVGLSVNLRNVKDKSELAKFEEKYGLPAVDVRNGGASRLLDVIIDYIGDLKK; encoded by the coding sequence GTGTATTTTATAACTTCTCTTCAAGAAATCCAAGATCTCAACCCATTCATCATCATAGGATGTGGTGGAGGCGGAGAAAAATTTTCTAATTTTGAGGGAGTAGAAGCAGTAGGTTTCATAGATGATAACATCGAAAAACAGGGCCAGAAGTTTTGTGGCCACACAGTATCAGGAAATTTAAAGGAACTTTTGGAAACTACTGATGCCAAGAGTGTTGCCATAATGCTCCCAATAGGCGCAGAAGGATCTGCTTTGAAGTACGCAGTAGAGGCAATAGACAGCGGTAAAAACGTTGTAACTTCGTTTAGATCCCTTCCACTTGCTCAAAATGAATCAATATTCAAGTTTGCCGACTCCAAAGGCGTTGTGATTAAGGAAATTAGTCCACGATTGGATGTAATACGCAAAATTTTCGGAACAGCACCTCCAATGTGCACAGAAGTGCTTCCAAAGCTCAGCTACAAACATAAAACACCTGTTGTTTTTGTAGGGGGTACCTCACAGGAATGTGGAAAACGAACCACAACTAGAATGTTGGGTCAAGCAGCTAAAGAAAAAGGTTTAAATGCAGTTGTTATTTCTACTGATGAAATGGGTTTTGAACAACCTGTAGATATGAATTTCAGAGCAGGAAGTCTTTCTGTCATGGATGTTGCATCTGCTGTTATTGGTTCCATCAAATACATGGAAGAACTTAAGCAGCCAGACATAATCTTTGTAGAAGGTCAATCAAGCATAACTGAGATGGGTAATCCACACCCAAGGGGTTTGTCTACAGCAATACTTATAGGTGCAATGCCTGATGCTACAGTTGTATGTCACAGGCCTAATCATCCATACAGGGAACCAAGGGGAATTGATTATGAGGTTCGTGCAATAGAAGCAGTTGAACCAACCAGCGTAGTTGGATTATCAGTAAATCTTAGAAATGTTAAAGATAAATCTGAACTCGCAAAGTTCGAAGAAAAGTACGGGTTACCTGCTGTAGATGTGAGAAATGGAGGAGCTTCAAGGTTACTGGATGTAATTATTGATTATATAGGGGACCTAAAGAAATGA
- a CDS encoding cell division protein SepF — MKDILDTIKKNIGIDDENEHKEEQETIIVPEHSLYEIILMKAKNLDDFDFALSQITEEKNPIIMDMSTLERDSPEEFKLAGEKLKAFRDKTGGEAILLCKNGKNIIIITPPEIKLIRK; from the coding sequence ATGAAGGATATACTGGATACAATTAAAAAGAACATTGGGATAGATGATGAAAATGAGCATAAAGAGGAACAGGAAACCATAATTGTTCCTGAACATTCTTTGTACGAAATTATTCTCATGAAGGCCAAAAACCTTGACGACTTTGATTTTGCTTTGAGCCAGATAACAGAGGAAAAAAATCCCATCATAATGGATATGAGCACTCTGGAAAGGGACAGTCCAGAAGAATTTAAATTAGCCGGTGAGAAATTAAAGGCATTCAGGGATAAAACTGGCGGTGAAGCCATACTTCTTTGTAAGAATGGTAAGAACATAATCATCATTACTCCTCCAGAGATCAAACTCATAAGGAAGTAA
- a CDS encoding DUF2226 domain-containing protein, with translation MDLPITRPSTVSYAENCDFKEMLNELTSKNHNGFIRISEGDDEGFILFKNGKEIAASYERFSRADAIKKIQIAVNKDLTLIEVFDVRESQIDFLMEINRPYILGSEAYKIIDELKMVDAPKPKPMAVPKPKLVSEAIKESEQPEEVRNETESNLINVSKPEEEEDSDPKETVHRIETVKSDSPTKLETEDLPLNNTEKVENETSNKIPEPSETIPEPEPKINKSLEPEINTDTNINSTEENNSTESSPETILSDDESSEISVEENENNEMPELESEPLDRTELLKKYGIKDIQEEDVDNILESYKGGSVSEEDIEKIELTLMNKIKKSILGIPRIKGAEVMVFLENSRELTGNVNIIIETESKGFLSRIMGDSDDMKLEKQIVDMSQIEIRKSFRKYPEIVEKFDVNVEIS, from the coding sequence ATGGATTTGCCAATAACCAGACCTTCAACAGTTAGCTATGCAGAGAATTGTGATTTTAAAGAAATGTTAAATGAATTAACATCGAAAAATCATAATGGATTCATACGTATTAGTGAAGGCGATGATGAAGGTTTTATCCTTTTTAAAAATGGTAAAGAAATTGCTGCATCTTACGAAAGGTTTTCCAGAGCAGATGCAATAAAAAAGATTCAGATTGCCGTGAATAAGGATTTAACATTGATAGAAGTATTTGATGTTCGAGAGTCTCAGATAGATTTCTTAATGGAAATAAACCGGCCATATATTCTGGGATCTGAAGCCTATAAAATCATTGACGAACTTAAAATGGTTGATGCACCTAAACCAAAGCCTATGGCAGTTCCCAAGCCAAAATTAGTATCAGAAGCTATTAAAGAGTCAGAACAGCCAGAAGAAGTCCGGAATGAAACAGAATCAAACCTGATTAATGTATCTAAACCTGAAGAAGAGGAGGATTCAGATCCCAAAGAGACTGTACACAGAATAGAAACAGTTAAATCTGATTCACCAACAAAACTTGAAACAGAAGACCTACCATTAAACAACACCGAAAAAGTAGAAAACGAAACAAGTAATAAAATTCCCGAACCTTCTGAAACTATTCCAGAACCGGAACCCAAGATCAATAAATCTTTAGAACCGGAAATTAATACTGATACTAACATCAATTCAACAGAAGAAAATAATTCAACAGAATCATCTCCAGAAACTATTCTTTCAGATGATGAATCCAGCGAAATATCAGTTGAAGAAAATGAAAACAATGAAATGCCAGAGTTAGAATCCGAACCATTGGATCGTACAGAATTGTTAAAGAAGTATGGTATAAAGGATATTCAAGAAGAAGATGTTGACAACATATTAGAATCTTACAAAGGGGGTTCTGTCAGTGAGGAGGATATTGAAAAAATAGAACTCACACTGATGAACAAGATAAAAAAATCCATACTTGGAATTCCAAGAATCAAGGGTGCTGAGGTAATGGTTTTCCTAGAAAATTCCAGAGAATTAACTGGAAATGTTAATATTATTATAGAAACAGAATCTAAGGGATTTCTTTCGAGAATAATGGGAGATTCCGACGATATGAAATTAGAAAAACAAATTGTAGACATGTCTCAAATTGAGATCAGGAAGAGTTTCAGAAAGTATCCTGAGATTGTCGAGAAATTTGACGTTAATGTAGAAATCAGCTAA
- the minD gene encoding cell division ATPase MinD has protein sequence MTRVITVASGKGGVGKTTITANLGVALSTYGEETIVLDADVAMANLELILGMEGKSVTLHDVLSGAASIEDAIYEGPGGVKVVPAGISLEGLRKIKMDRLESALEILVETADILLIDAPAGLEKDALAAIAAAQEMILVTTPEVPSISDALKTKIIANKLGVDIIGVVINREQHDKTFLTISEIETILEVPVIAVIPDDPEVSRAAAFGEPLIIKNPKSPTSNAIMQLGADLIGEEYQPIEPDKKGVISKLVEGLLGRR, from the coding sequence ATGACAAGAGTTATAACAGTTGCTTCAGGAAAGGGCGGAGTTGGAAAGACAACGATAACAGCTAACTTAGGAGTGGCATTATCTACATACGGGGAAGAAACAATAGTCCTTGATGCAGATGTTGCAATGGCCAACCTCGAACTTATCTTAGGTATGGAAGGGAAATCAGTCACCTTGCACGATGTTCTTTCAGGTGCAGCATCCATTGAGGATGCAATATATGAAGGACCTGGAGGAGTGAAGGTTGTTCCAGCAGGAATCTCCCTTGAGGGACTGCGTAAAATTAAAATGGATAGATTGGAAAGTGCACTGGAAATTTTGGTTGAAACAGCAGACATATTACTTATTGATGCTCCAGCAGGGCTTGAAAAGGATGCTTTAGCAGCAATTGCCGCTGCACAAGAAATGATCCTTGTAACAACTCCGGAAGTTCCTTCAATAAGTGATGCACTCAAGACCAAAATAATCGCAAACAAACTGGGCGTCGATATAATCGGTGTTGTGATAAACAGGGAACAGCATGATAAAACCTTTTTAACAATTTCAGAAATTGAAACAATATTAGAAGTACCTGTAATAGCAGTTATTCCAGATGATCCCGAAGTGAGTAGGGCTGCAGCATTTGGAGAACCTCTGATAATAAAAAATCCCAAATCACCTACCAGTAATGCAATAATGCAGTTGGGTGCGGATCTCATAGGAGAAGAGTACCAACCTATTGAACCTGATAAGAAGGGAGTTATTTCAAAATTAGTTGAAGGCCTTCTTGGAAGAAGATAA
- the minD gene encoding cell division ATPase MinD: protein MSRFIAFASGKGGVGRTSITFNLGVALSLFGEEVVMLDLDLVMANLDVITGLLNPDVTLHDVLVRDKTIDECVYEVNQGARVVPTGIHFETLKHINPNYISWNKIMNEISDYGEVFLMDLPSGINANVFEGLPENTEAILVTQSTMPSVADALKIRILFNELNIDIKGFVLNMWYDDKFLLSENEIESILEIPLIGVIPYDREIERSMALGRSIVEVNPSSPTSNAVMQLAADLIGKEYKPIEPDKEGILGRIKKFVGLLPE from the coding sequence ATGTCAAGATTCATAGCTTTTGCTTCAGGTAAGGGTGGAGTAGGAAGAACATCGATAACCTTCAATCTTGGTGTGGCATTATCCCTCTTTGGTGAAGAAGTGGTAATGTTGGATCTGGACCTTGTGATGGCCAATTTGGATGTAATAACAGGCTTGTTAAATCCAGATGTAACGCTGCATGATGTTCTGGTTAGGGATAAAACCATAGATGAATGTGTTTATGAGGTAAATCAGGGTGCGCGTGTTGTTCCTACTGGAATTCATTTTGAAACTTTGAAGCATATCAATCCAAACTACATTTCATGGAACAAGATCATGAATGAGATCTCAGATTATGGTGAGGTCTTCCTCATGGATCTGCCCTCTGGAATCAATGCCAACGTGTTTGAAGGACTACCCGAGAACACAGAAGCCATACTTGTAACACAGTCCACCATGCCTTCTGTAGCTGATGCACTAAAAATTAGAATTCTTTTCAATGAATTGAACATAGATATTAAGGGATTTGTTTTAAACATGTGGTACGATGATAAATTTCTACTATCAGAAAATGAAATAGAATCAATTTTAGAAATACCACTTATAGGTGTGATACCCTACGATCGGGAAATAGAAAGATCAATGGCACTGGGAAGATCAATTGTGGAGGTAAACCCCTCATCCCCCACAAGCAACGCTGTTATGCAGTTAGCAGCTGATCTTATTGGCAAGGAATACAAACCAATAGAGCCAGATAAAGAAGGAATACTCGGAAGAATAAAGAAATTTGTGGGTTTACTTCCAGAGTAA